The following are from one region of the Streptomyces changanensis genome:
- a CDS encoding cellulase family glycosylhydrolase yields MGQSLTTRPHRDRHVRVRAALAAVLAGALLWAAGPAADATARPPDARSSPAQSPTADGPTGPNTLAPPAAAAPSTAVAARSGGGAAAAPAPGDDWLRTRGNRIVDARGHEVWLTGTNWFGFNTTERVFHGLWSANITDTTRSMAQRGINIVRVPVSTQLLLEWKAGRAAVSSAVNAHANPELAGMTTLEVFDHWLSLCKRFGIKVMLDVHSAEADNAGHVHPVWWKGAITVEDFHTAWEWVTARYRGDDTVVAMDIKNEPHGGAGENPRAKWDGSGDQDDFKHACQTAGRRVLAVNPQLLILCEGVQIHPRNGSDWSSTNAADYHSTWWGGNLRGARTHPVDLGAGNDRLVYSPHDYGPLVAPQPWFTGDWNRTTLERDVWDPNWLYLHKENTAPLLIGEWGGLLDGGPNEKWMKALRDLIVEHRIHQTFWCLNPNSGDTGGLLLGDWKTWDEEKYALLKPALWQHRGKFVSLDHQVPLGGAGSATGLSLTDVYGGGGDPADTAPPTAPSRLTATATGPTSVTLGWAPADDDTGVTGYDVHRDGVKVNAAPVTGTTYTDTGLAPSTRYGYTVRARDAAGNVSVSSPGATATTPPAGGPSGAVRVLHRTTDQAPTDNAVRPELRVANTGTAPLDLSALTLRHYFTRDGGAPGVNAWCDHAAVGCERIRLRVVPLSAPVAGADAYLEVGFTGGTLVAGRDTGDIQLRMSKTDWSSFDERDDHSRAPSATHTDARTVPAYTGTTLVWGTPPT; encoded by the coding sequence GTGGGACAGTCACTCACGACCCGCCCGCACCGTGACCGGCACGTGCGGGTGCGCGCGGCGCTCGCGGCGGTCCTCGCCGGCGCGCTGCTCTGGGCCGCCGGACCGGCCGCCGACGCCACCGCCCGCCCCCCGGACGCCCGGAGCTCGCCGGCCCAGAGCCCGACCGCCGACGGCCCGACCGGCCCGAACACGCTCGCCCCACCGGCCGCGGCCGCCCCGTCCACCGCGGTCGCCGCACGGTCCGGCGGGGGAGCGGCGGCGGCGCCCGCACCCGGCGACGACTGGTTGCGCACCCGCGGCAACCGCATCGTCGACGCCCGGGGCCACGAGGTCTGGCTCACCGGCACGAACTGGTTCGGCTTCAACACCACCGAGCGCGTCTTCCACGGCCTGTGGTCCGCGAACATCACGGACACCACCCGGTCCATGGCGCAACGCGGCATCAACATCGTCCGCGTCCCCGTCTCGACCCAGTTGCTCCTGGAGTGGAAGGCGGGCCGGGCCGCCGTGTCCAGCGCCGTCAACGCGCACGCCAACCCCGAGCTCGCCGGGATGACCACCCTGGAGGTCTTCGACCACTGGCTCTCCCTGTGCAAGCGGTTCGGCATCAAGGTCATGCTCGACGTGCACAGCGCGGAGGCCGACAACGCCGGCCACGTCCACCCGGTGTGGTGGAAGGGCGCCATCACCGTCGAGGACTTCCACACGGCCTGGGAGTGGGTGACGGCCCGCTACCGGGGCGACGACACCGTCGTCGCGATGGACATCAAGAACGAGCCCCACGGCGGCGCCGGCGAGAACCCGCGCGCCAAGTGGGACGGCAGCGGGGACCAGGACGACTTCAAGCACGCCTGCCAGACGGCCGGACGGCGCGTCCTCGCCGTCAACCCCCAGCTGCTCATCCTCTGCGAAGGCGTCCAGATCCACCCGAGGAACGGCTCCGACTGGTCCTCGACGAACGCCGCCGACTACCACTCCACCTGGTGGGGCGGCAACCTCCGCGGCGCCCGCACCCACCCCGTGGACCTCGGCGCGGGCAACGACCGGCTCGTCTACTCACCCCATGACTACGGGCCGCTCGTCGCCCCCCAGCCGTGGTTCACCGGGGACTGGAACCGCACCACCCTCGAACGGGACGTCTGGGACCCCAACTGGCTCTACCTCCACAAGGAGAACACCGCGCCCCTCCTCATCGGGGAGTGGGGCGGCCTCCTGGACGGCGGCCCCAACGAGAAGTGGATGAAGGCCCTGCGCGACCTCATCGTCGAGCACCGCATCCACCAGACGTTCTGGTGTCTCAACCCCAACTCCGGTGACACCGGCGGGCTCCTGCTGGGGGACTGGAAGACCTGGGACGAGGAGAAGTACGCCCTGCTCAAGCCCGCCCTGTGGCAGCACCGCGGCAAGTTCGTCAGCCTGGACCACCAGGTCCCCCTCGGCGGCGCCGGCAGCGCCACCGGCCTCAGCCTGACCGACGTGTACGGCGGCGGGGGCGACCCCGCCGACACCGCGCCGCCCACCGCCCCCTCCCGGCTCACCGCGACGGCGACCGGCCCCACCTCCGTCACCCTCGGCTGGGCCCCGGCGGACGACGACACGGGCGTCACCGGCTACGACGTCCACCGTGACGGGGTGAAGGTCAACGCCGCCCCCGTGACCGGCACGACGTACACGGACACCGGGCTCGCCCCCTCCACCCGGTACGGCTACACGGTCCGCGCCCGGGACGCCGCGGGCAATGTCTCCGTGTCGTCGCCCGGCGCCACCGCCACCACCCCGCCCGCCGGCGGCCCGTCCGGCGCGGTCAGGGTCCTGCACCGCACCACCGACCAGGCCCCCACCGACAACGCCGTCCGGCCGGAGCTGCGCGTCGCCAACACCGGTACGGCGCCGCTCGACCTGTCCGCCCTGACCCTCCGCCACTACTTCACCCGCGACGGGGGAGCACCCGGGGTGAACGCCTGGTGCGACCACGCCGCCGTGGGCTGCGAACGGATCCGGCTCAGGGTGGTCCCACTGTCCGCACCGGTCGCCGGCGCCGACGCCTACCTGGAGGTCGGCTTCACCGGCGGCACCCTGGTGGCCGGCCGGGACACCGGCGACATCCAGCTGCGGATGAGCAAGACCGACTGGTCGTCCTTCGACGAGCGTGACGACCACAGCCGCGCACCGTCGGCCACCCACACCGACGCCCGCACCGTCCCCGCGTACACCGGCACCACCCTGGTCTGGGGCACACCTCCCACC
- a CDS encoding MFS transporter: MTPPRPAPTPRAAAPERGRGSGIALLVIASCQLMVVLDITIVNIALPQIQRSLGFSTTGLSWVVNAYTLAFGGLLLLGGRAGDILGRRRVFMVGVALFVLASLLGGLAQESWQLLAARALQGVGGAIASPTALALISTTFPEGPERNRAFGVFAAVSAGGGAIGLLAGGMLVEWLDWRWVLFVNVPIGLLILLAAPRWIRESDKLPGHFDVAGALTSTLGMVVLVYGFIRAAQEGWSDALTLASFGAAVVVLTAFVRLERRSRQPITPLHMFTDRNRAGTYGMMLSLAAAIFGMFFFLTLFVQNVLGFGPLKAGLAFLPVSAVIAVGAGVASQLLPRYGPKPFMVTGALLAAIGLGWLTLTDVDSTYAGSILGPMLVLSLGMGMQFVSLTLMALSNVAQDETGAASGLLNATQQVGGSLGLSILVTVFGTASADEGERQVADFLARASAPERLRFRRTGELPPPWAQEVLAAGVSAAFVLAAAFAVIGALIALFVVQVRPGDLERLQGGPGPAAPATADASARTRRSRRSPGSGSREDG; encoded by the coding sequence ATGACGCCTCCCCGGCCCGCCCCGACCCCGCGGGCCGCCGCCCCGGAGCGGGGCCGCGGCAGCGGGATCGCCCTGCTGGTCATCGCCAGTTGCCAGCTCATGGTGGTGCTCGACATCACCATCGTGAACATCGCCCTGCCGCAGATCCAGCGGTCCCTCGGCTTCTCCACCACGGGGCTGTCCTGGGTCGTCAACGCCTACACGCTCGCCTTCGGCGGGCTGCTGCTGCTCGGCGGGCGCGCGGGCGACATCCTGGGACGGCGACGCGTGTTCATGGTGGGCGTCGCCCTGTTCGTCCTGGCGTCCCTGCTCGGCGGACTCGCCCAGGAGTCCTGGCAGTTGCTGGCGGCGCGCGCCCTGCAGGGCGTCGGCGGCGCCATCGCCTCGCCGACCGCGCTCGCCCTCATCAGCACGACGTTCCCGGAGGGCCCCGAGCGCAACCGCGCCTTCGGCGTCTTCGCCGCCGTCTCGGCGGGGGGCGGCGCGATCGGCCTCCTCGCGGGCGGCATGCTCGTCGAGTGGCTCGACTGGCGCTGGGTGCTGTTCGTCAACGTGCCGATCGGCCTGCTCATCCTGCTGGCCGCGCCCCGCTGGATCAGGGAGTCGGACAAGCTGCCCGGCCACTTCGACGTCGCCGGCGCCCTCACGTCCACGCTCGGCATGGTCGTGCTGGTCTACGGCTTCATCCGCGCCGCGCAGGAGGGCTGGAGCGACGCGCTCACCCTGGCGTCGTTCGGGGCGGCCGTGGTGGTCCTCACCGCCTTCGTGCGGCTGGAGCGCCGGTCCCGGCAGCCCATCACCCCGCTGCACATGTTCACGGACCGCAACCGGGCCGGGACGTACGGGATGATGCTCAGTCTGGCGGCGGCCATCTTCGGCATGTTCTTCTTCCTGACGCTCTTCGTGCAGAACGTGCTGGGCTTCGGACCGCTCAAGGCGGGACTTGCGTTCCTGCCGGTCAGCGCGGTCATCGCGGTCGGCGCCGGCGTCGCCTCGCAACTGCTGCCGCGGTACGGGCCCAAGCCGTTCATGGTGACCGGCGCGCTGCTGGCCGCGATCGGCCTGGGCTGGCTCACGCTCACCGACGTCGACTCGACGTACGCGGGCAGCATCCTCGGACCCATGCTGGTCCTCAGCCTCGGCATGGGCATGCAGTTCGTGTCGCTGACGCTGATGGCGCTCTCCAACGTGGCGCAGGACGAGACGGGGGCGGCGTCCGGGCTCCTCAACGCCACGCAGCAGGTGGGCGGTTCGCTGGGCCTGTCCATCCTGGTCACGGTCTTCGGCACGGCGAGCGCCGACGAGGGGGAGCGGCAGGTCGCCGACTTCCTCGCCCGGGCGAGCGCGCCGGAGCGGCTGCGGTTCCGGCGCACCGGTGAACTGCCGCCCCCCTGGGCGCAGGAGGTGCTGGCGGCGGGCGTGTCGGCGGCGTTCGTCCTGGCCGCGGCCTTCGCCGTGATCGGCGCCCTGATCGCGCTGTTCGTGGTCCAGGTGCGCCCCGGCGACCTGGAACGCCTCCAGGGCGGGCCGGGCCCGGCGGCCCCGGCCACGGCTGACGCCTCCGCCCGTACCCGCCGGAGCCGGCGGTCCCCGGGAAGCGGTTCGCGCGAGGACGGTTGA